The following are encoded together in the Budorcas taxicolor isolate Tak-1 chromosome 4, Takin1.1, whole genome shotgun sequence genome:
- the CLDN12 gene encoding claudin-12 — MGCRDVHAATVLSFLCGIASVAGLFAGTLLPNWRKLRLITFNRNEKNLTVYTGLWVKCARYDGGNDCLMYDAAWYSSVDQLDLRVLQFALPLSILIAMGALLLCLIGMCNTAFRSSVPNIKLAKCLVNSAGCHLVAGLLFFLAGTVSLSPSIWVIFYNIHLNRKFEPVFAFDYAVYVTVASAGGLFMTALLLFIWYCACKSLPSPFWQPLYSHPPGMHTYSQPYSARSRLSAIEIDIPVVSHTT; from the coding sequence atGGGCTGTCGGGATGTCCACGCGGCCACTGTGCTCTCCTTCCTGTGTGGAATCGCCTCCGTAGCAGGCCTCTTTGCAGGCACGCTGCTTCCCAACTGGAGGAAGTTGCGACTGATCACGTTCAACAGAAACGAGAAGAACCTGACCGTCTACACAGGCCTGTGGGTGAAGTGTGCCCGCTATGACGGGGGCAATGACTGCCTGATGTACGACGCTGCCTGGTACTCCTCCGTGGACCAGCTGGACCTGCGGGTCCTCCAGTTTGCCCTACCCCTCAGCATCCTGATCGCGATGGGCGCCCTGCTGCTCTGCCTGATCGGAATGTGTAACACAGCCTTCAGGTCCTCCGTGCCCAACATCAAACTGGCTAAGTGCCTGGTCAATAGTGCGGGCTGCCATCTGGTGGCCGGGCTGCTGTTTTTCCTGGCAGGTACTGTGAGCCTCTCCCCATCCATCTGGGTCATCTTTTACAACATCCACCTGAACAGGAAGTTCGAGCCAGTCTTTGCGTTTGACTATGCTGTGTATGTCACTGTGGCTAGTGCTGGGGGCTTGTTTATGACGGCCCTGCTACTATTTATTTGGTACTGTGCATGCAAGTCCTTGCCCTCTCCTTTCTGGCAGCCGCTGTACTCCCACCCTCCCGGTATGCACACATACTCACAGCCCTATTCAGCCCGTTCCCGCCTCTCTGCCATTGAAATCGACATTCCAGTAGTTTCCCACACCACCTAA